In a single window of the Aminomonas paucivorans DSM 12260 genome:
- a CDS encoding divergent polysaccharide deacetylase family protein: MRPPAPQKPQTRGRLRVFFFCLLAFVAGFGAGAGWLSARAARPAPPVPPVSVSATGTPSGAREEASSVSATPSPQREEAADSEQEASAPTAPAPSPLFLPTPVPSGVGRVALVVDDMGYDLAVARRLVGLGLPLTWAILPDAPHAAATAKIARDAGIPYLVHLPMQAQGDGDDGPYAVASGWSAEVIRERSLRAFEALPGAFGVNNHRGSRATADRVAMERFLSVLQEARPGWIFLDSRTNGASCGFSVAQEKGIRTSRNDRFLDHRDEDEAIRAAFEAGASLARRKGQAILIGHPRPRTVHFLERLSRGDAIPPGVELETLPDLMGLVSEEAGGGRP; the protein is encoded by the coding sequence ATGCGCCCCCCCGCACCCCAGAAACCGCAAACCCGGGGGAGACTCCGGGTTTTTTTCTTCTGCCTTTTGGCCTTCGTCGCGGGGTTCGGGGCGGGGGCCGGTTGGCTTTCCGCCCGGGCCGCCCGGCCGGCCCCTCCTGTCCCCCCCGTCTCCGTCTCCGCGACGGGTACCCCTTCCGGGGCACGGGAGGAGGCGTCCTCCGTCTCCGCGACGCCTTCGCCGCAGCGCGAGGAGGCTGCGGATTCGGAGCAGGAGGCGTCAGCCCCTACGGCCCCTGCCCCCTCTCCCCTGTTCCTTCCCACCCCCGTCCCCTCCGGCGTCGGCCGGGTTGCGCTGGTGGTGGACGACATGGGGTATGATCTTGCGGTGGCGAGGCGTCTTGTAGGGTTGGGCCTTCCCCTGACCTGGGCCATCCTTCCCGACGCTCCCCACGCCGCAGCCACGGCGAAGATCGCCCGGGACGCGGGCATCCCCTATCTGGTCCACCTGCCCATGCAGGCCCAGGGAGACGGGGACGACGGCCCCTATGCGGTGGCCTCGGGCTGGTCCGCCGAAGTGATCCGGGAACGGTCCCTGCGGGCCTTCGAGGCCCTCCCCGGAGCCTTCGGGGTGAACAACCACCGGGGATCTCGGGCCACGGCGGATCGGGTCGCCATGGAGCGGTTCCTCTCGGTGCTCCAGGAGGCGCGTCCCGGCTGGATCTTTCTGGACAGCCGAACCAACGGCGCTTCCTGCGGGTTTTCTGTGGCCCAGGAGAAGGGGATTCGGACGTCGAGGAACGATCGTTTCCTGGACCACAGGGACGAGGACGAGGCCATCCGTGCCGCCTTCGAGGCGGGGGCATCCCTTGCCCGCCGAAAGGGGCAGGCGATCCTCATCGGCCATCCCCGGCCTCGAACGGTGCACTTTCTGGAACGTCTTTCCCGAGGGGATGCGATTCCCCCGGGTGTGGAGCTGGAGACCCTCCCCGACCTGATGGGCCTGGTTTCGGAGGAGGCAGGAGGAGGAAGACCATGA